A segment of the Nilaparvata lugens isolate BPH chromosome X, ASM1435652v1, whole genome shotgun sequence genome:
GGTTGAGGAAGAGATATAACGAAATTACTCACAGTCAATTGAGGTTGGTGGGTGATGTTCCGGTTGTCGTCAGCGTCGGCGTCGGTGTCGTCTTCTCCTTCAGATGATATAAGGGCAGCAGGAATCCTCCTGTAGGTGGCTAGATCTCGGTCCCTCTGTAGAGTCCTCTCGTCTCCTGCGGTGGCCAGCGTGGGGTTGAACTAACTGCTAGGCTGGATACGGTTACAGCGTGATGGTGATAACAGCTTGATGGTGGTTTTCCATTGAGAAGTACTTGAAGTTGTTTTCGTTTTTgtagtttgatttaatttacaCTTACTAACACTGGTGAAAGTTAAGTTCTTGTTGAagaaatttttgaaagtttgagtttactCTGATAACACTTGACTTTGTTTTCTCGTTGGAGAATAATTTTGTAGTTGAGTGGTAGATTTTGGATTTTGAAGTCGAGTCACTTTCACTATGAGTTTCTCGTTGGAGAAATATATATGGGTTGGTTCACGGCTGAAGAGGTGAAACTCAAAGTTTTTTCGTTACACAAGATAAAAGGTCTTGTATCCAAGATTAATGAACGTGGATGGATACAACGATAAAACTTTCCGCGACGTAAGTTCGGGCGCCAGTCAAGTGATTGGACGACACGactgagtttttaaaaattgaaactttattaaCACTACAACTACAGAAAATACCGAATTAAAGAATTTCGAGAGCCGAGTGCTCTCGTCAAGAGTTTGAGTAGAACTAGCccaactgaaaataattaattgagacaTAAAGAAGACAATGCATAGTCAGCTATATTCTATAACAATTGGGTTTTAATGCTActactatagatatttaactaAAGATACTAGAAAATGCAgttatatacaaaattttaGTATACTCACCAAATCTTGCACCATATTTATGGAACCGTGTATGTATTCGTCGATGTTCAATGGAAAATGATGATTCTGGTCTTTACTCactggaaaaaattgaattttatttaataacatATCATTAATTCCGTGTTAAGAGCTTAGAATCCAATAAGTGTACAATATCATGACACATCATGATAATAAGTGTGCATAATATAAGGCTGACAATAAGTTTACATATCAGtgcataaaaattaaaaatcaaagtaaCCTGTATTCAactctattttatttctcattGCATGTTTCGACTATTAAATTAATTAGTAgttgaaaatgacattaatgTTCGAAGCatgttgtgagaaataaaataaaactgaatACAGGGttctttgatttttaatttgtatGCAATAATATAAGTAGCCATTACCAAAAAAGTGAATAGCCTAGTGTACAGTATAATTTGATAAGGCATCAACagtaatagtccagtcaatatagacatgaaaaagggggtgggcttgcaatttatatttataattcagattttgtgatatattatttggatacataagagaagtccagaaccaattttttcatgcacaatttccttgtgctagatacagactAGCacgaaaaccttgtattttcggttcattttccagttttcagcaaTTTCCACTAAATGctgtaatcggacagaaaaaatcACTTTTGCCTGTTTTTAGATTATAAGATTTGtgataaaatgagattatttaGAACTCTCAATCTTCAATGAGCACTGAGTTACAATTTTGAGTTAATCGGAAgagatatattgttgatcaaaaacaaaaattcatcaaaatttattttttttaaatttcacttacttttgagaaattataacTCAGTGCTCATTGAAGATTGAGAGTTctaaatgatataatattatcacaaatttcattatttaaaaaaaggcAAAAgtgaatttttctgtccgattacaggatttggcggaaatagctgaaaactggaaaatgaaccgaaatgcGAGGTTTtcgggccactctgtatctagtacaaggaaattttgcatgaaaaagttggttctggacttctcttatgtatccaaacaatatattaaagaatcagaactacaatataaattgcaagccccaatgtatatagtgactggactataagagATTCTAATGAGATTGCAGAATTCTAAGAAAATGACAGATTGTAGAAGGAAAAGTAAATGCTCCATAATGTGGTATTACCAACACACTCTCTACAACTGAATGTAGGAAACATCTGATCAGGGATTgcttataaatatcaaaattaaacTCCTAATGATATGGAATACGACAGGAAATGATTTGAAGTACCTATTGAAAGGAGTATTAAAAACAATTTAGCTCTtcaattgaatcaaagaagaTTTTCCAATTATCAGTGATTATTGCCTACACAGATTGGCATTTGAAATGATTCTAAAACAGCTAATGGATTTTTAGTCTGGTGTCTGATGTACCCAAGCTTGAAGCTGGCCACTGACGAGCGTTCCAATAAGCCTAAACGCCACCCACAATATCACACCATTGATGAGAATTAATATCACAcctgttggtgagaattattagCCAAATGGAGAACATTCTGCTGGATGGCGTGTTATTGGAACGCATTAAAATTCATTCgcacttttaaaaaatatgtgtAGCGCGAGGTCTaccgttcacagaactactagtaatatttaaaaaaacattggaataatcattgaaacataacaattaaaatatagataatttattcataaattattatgttgGCAGATTGgaaattaatagataattaataattcttcaCTTTCAGTATTACAGTAACAGGTAGTACCaaataaatttgttgaatattaaACAAACAAGTACCTCAAGTACTAACCTCCAATAACTTCAGTAAACTCTTTTCTAGAACAAAGCTTTCCAGTTTCTAGATAAACTAGAAACAACACTAGATGAGCAGCTCTCCCAGTTTGAtatctgaagaaattattatatttgtggAATTCATTATCAGGAACAATGTCAATAAGACGTTCATAGCATTCTTTGATTTTCGTCAATTGTTCACGTGCTTTGCGGCACATTTCTGGAACTGCACAAATAAGAAAACACACacacttttcaattattttagcttAAGTTTTCTCCAATTTTGCAACAATTGTATTCAAGTTTTGTAGCAAAAAACCCTGAAAATCATTTCCAGAGAATGTGGGAAGAaatgtaattattgaaatatatagtGAAAATGTTGTATTCcatgattcaattcaatgtcATGAACTTAAATTGAACAAATATATAGTGTTTCCAAAATATACCGCAAATTTCGTGATTGGTTTCCTTACACCAGAATGAAGAAAAGGGTTTCCGTAAACATGGTTTAAAATGCTTTGTTGCAGAGATAATGATGGCAGAAGATTgcatatttttcttcaaatttcgaattttaataaattgatggCGCCTTCATGAGGGTACTAAGATAGTCAATTCTTatgtaaaatcagctggaaaATCTAATGAAACAAATAAGAAGTATTTAATTCCAATGACCATCAAGTTTTACAGTTTTTCATAGTGTAAGAGgtagaatgaaatgaaaatttgatgGTTAGTCTCTGGGACTAgttttaaatacaataataaaaaacaaattggatggatttgatttaattgttcaaatttgaattgatttaatATATTTACTAATTACattaataagatatttattGGAATCACGCCCTaatataagctaaaattagctCCATGGGATATACACAAAATCATAATATGGAGGtctgaaatattatttattggtcTTATAATTAAAATGATTTAAACAGCgtaatatttaaatagaatgaaaaataaaaatctcagtacccttttcaattattttatcacaacatgtgaTAGTCAagtgaaaatggcatcaatgttgaaacatgttattttctttctatttatattacaagtagccctattcaGAAAAGAGcgtaatatatattttaaaatgatagtTTGgtagtaggtttcattgggaatcctattctaattaaaaaaaaaaaactttctgtcgcttcaaaattttTGGTCCGCAATCTTGGAACCAACATTTTGAATCTCACATTTTTATGGGAATTTGGTCATATGAAACATGATTTTGATAGAAGAGAGAATGAATTACGAAAACCGCACATCCATATGTCAAATCGTTTCAAATTTAACACTTTGACAAACCAATGATCTGTCAAATTTTCTATGTActcatttctttcttttttgtGAGATTTATTAGGATCTTAACCTTACATGTGAATAAATTTTGAACGGTACGTTTTCTCTTTGAATTTTGAATCATGTGACCACctcatttaaaaaattaaagtttcattcaaaatggtggaccaaaattttgaggtgacagaaagtatattttcaataattcgaaTATGATCCTACTGTCAAAATatcattgtaaaagaaatattgaactgttttcttaatttttacCAACTCTTTATAATGATAAATGGTGTTATGTAGGTTATAGATTCTAGTTTGTATAACTAGAACCTTACtgtcaaataataatatgtgatttgagaatttttcgaataaaaaaaaatggattgataaaaataaaaataggcctataaccatccttggtaaattcaGAAACTTAAATTTAGAAGCTCAGTAGTTCAGATCTAATTATGCGTCAGGCATGTATTTCGTACACGTTTAACATCTGATGCTAAGGAACGGTATTAATAAGTAATAACTATGAATGTAGTAAGTAGTAACcatgaaaatattttacatACAGTATAAATGTTATAGTTTTAAGTAAATATATTAGCCTATATAGGATAAATGAGAAAGGAAATTTCTACAAAATATTTATCCAGTTAATGATAAGTTATTACTAATTGAAGTGAGTTGCAAGTCAACCTACTTTTCTTTAGGCCATCTTCATTGTATATTGAAAACAAGTACGCAGACATTCTTTTCAAACACGGCTTTAACTCCTTGATTACGGGACGAATCTATTAAGAAAAAcagtatacatttttattaaaacattggTGCTTACAAAaagatgataaaattataactcaTAAGATATTGTTACTCATCCCACATACAAGTCTATCACTTTGTTTTTGTTATTGTCGATGCACTTTAATAATGTACAGTGTAAGCTATTTATGTACGATTGCTTTCACACACAACAAATCACTGCTTTTAAtctgaattatttattgatgtttgagtggaaattaattttattatacaagAAAATATTTAGAATCACCGGTGATTCTGGAAAATAGTAACATGTTTATGGGCTGACATAGCATTCATGTATTTGTGCGCTGGGTATGAcaatgaagaataattgaataagttaTTAGTTTCCTTTCCTCAACCCTTCATTATCTCACTCTCATAACCAGGAGATCACTCGTAAGTGCACATCCCCTCAGGAAGTGTATTTATCTGCATTTTCGTCCTTAAAATTTCTGAAACTCTTTTGTGTACATCCCAGTCCTCTGAGCCATCATAGTTACTCCCTCATTAAAAATAGCAATAACAGCACaccaaaaaataaacaacagacCAAAAGATATAAAATGTTATGAATACTTCCAAGTAATGCAAGGCTGCTTGCTCAACGCATATTAAgtatataatgaaaaaataataagcatATTAAGAAAATGATGATTTACATAGATTTAAAATACAGGATGGCGCAGATAAACGAGACATGTTACACTCCGCAGCTCTATAGAGCCGGTAGATGTTCGATATATGGCACAATTGATGTAAAGAAAATGCCATTTAGAAATCAAGgaccattaataataataataataataataataataataataattcctttcctttcctttttccttcgtcctggtacccccagaagaagggagtttattatagaaaatataacaaacaaaaatgaaaaatacacttataaaaagaaatcttacaaacaaaacaaatgaagaataataaaaaaagcaagaatgacaaaagataagaagattccctttcagtagaacatttcaaatattataaaccagacgaattataaattctaataataataattataaataataataataataatataataataataataataataataataataataataacctcATGAGGATGATAATGAGCCAGTGGAGTGTAAAACTGAAAATAGGAAGTGGAGAAAAACAAATTCAGACTGAATCAATCCAGATCTGCCGAGGAATCTATCAAGGAGATAGCTTGAGCCCACTATGGTTCTGCCTTGCATTGAATCCTCTTAGCCTGATGCTCGAAGAATCTACATATGGGTATAAAATAGATGTTTCTAGGAGTCTTAGAGTTTCTCATAGCTTCTATATGGATGATCTGAAGCTTTATGCCAGATCCCCAGAGCAACTGCAGGGTATGATTGAGCTAGTCTCTGCCTTCAGTCAGAGCATTTGCATGAAGTTTGGATTAAGTAAGTGTGCTGTGCTGCATGTGGAGAAGGGTCAAATGAAAATGCAGAGGGATGAACTGAGAGCACTGGATAGTGAGATATCAGAGCTCAAGCAAGGACAGTCATATAAGTACTTGGGACTTTATCAGCATCTGAAAATCTCAAAAACAGAAGTGCTCACAAAAGTGGAAGGTGAATTCCGCAGCAGACTTGATAGGGTTCTAAAAGGAAAACTATCAGCAAAGAATTGCATCAAGGCTGTGAATACTTGGGTGATCCCAGCATTGACCTACACCTTTGGAATTCTGAAGTGGTCAGATACTCGATTGGAGCAGATTGATAGGTATGTCAGGACAAGGATGACTAAATTCAGGATGCATCATCCACGTGCCTCAGTTGCTCGACTGTACCTACCAAGGAGTATGGGAGGTCGCGGTTTGATGAGGGTATCAAGGTTATGTGTAAGTCAGGAAACGAAGTTGAGATCTTACTTCCAGAATGCTGATTCAGATTTGTTCGTGAAGGTATGCCAGCTGGATAATGGTTACACAGCCCTTGATTTAAGGAACCAAAGAAGTAGCGAGCTGCTATCTGCTCAAGACCTAAAAGAAGAATGGAGGACAAAAGAGTTACATGGACGGTTTTATGGGCACCTTAATTCAGAGCCAATAAGTCAAGAGCTGTCTTGTATGTGGCTGACAGTGGGAAGTTTGTTCCCAAAGACTGAGGGCTTTGTACAGGCGATTC
Coding sequences within it:
- the LOC111056400 gene encoding translin isoform X1; amino-acid sequence: MTEMQLPPKAFFQGILRRRRIAAEIRPVIKELKPCLKRMSAYLFSIYNEDGLKKIPEMCRKAREQLTKIKECYERLIDIVPDNEFHKYNNFFRYQTGRAAHLVLFLVYLETGKLCSRKEFTEVIGVSKDQNHHFPLNIDEYIHGSINMVQDLVRFAVTCVTYGDYETPVQIANFVINFNKSMSLLRVTKEGLRRRIRALNYNVKAIEDLIYDLSLRNHIKPDIILEARNTNELEKNAEAKG
- the LOC111056400 gene encoding translin isoform X2, which translates into the protein MSAYLFSIYNEDGLKKIPEMCRKAREQLTKIKECYERLIDIVPDNEFHKYNNFFRYQTGRAAHLVLFLVYLETGKLCSRKEFTEVIGVSKDQNHHFPLNIDEYIHGSINMVQDLVRFAVTCVTYGDYETPVQIANFVINFNKSMSLLRVTKEGLRRRIRALNYNVKAIEDLIYDLSLRNHIKPDIILEARNTNELEKNAEAKG